TGTCCTCGCAGCATATGGAGGGGTGTTCATCGCCGGATCATTGGCTTGGGGAATGCTCATGGACGGTTTCCGCCCGGATCGTTGGGACGTCATCGGCGCCATGATCTGCATCCTGGGCGTGGCCGTCATCATGTTCGCACCCCGGCCTGTCAGCTAAGCCGGCAACGCAGCTAAGCCGTCACGCCGCGCAACTTGCTGGACCGTCCGACGTCGGGATCCCCCGGTTTTCCGGGTCGCGGCTCCACGCCGCACGCTAAAAATCTGCGTGGCGTGACGCCGGGGCCGGCCAACCCGCGTGCCATGATCTGACTATGAACGCCGCAGCAAAGAACCAACGTCCGAAGACTGCCCGTGCCAAACGTTCCCGATTGCGGTTCGGGCTAATGATCGTCACCGGCATCGCTGCGGCCGTAGCGACCGGAATATGGGGTCAGTGGATCTACGCACCCGCCGCGGGCTGGGCCGTGGCCGCGGTGGTCTACAACGTTTTCGTGTGGACGATCATCACCCCGATGAAGGCCGATCAGACGAGAAGCCATGCTACCGAAGAGGATCCGCGGCGCTCCACCGCCGACCTCCTCATCCTGTGTGCCGCCGTCGGTTCCCTGGCAGCCGTCGTGCTCGTGATGATCGGCGCCAAGGATGCGCACGGATTCGACAAATTCATGCTCGCCCTGCTGGCCCTCGTTGGTGCAGCGGCCTCGTGGCTCCTGGTCCACACCCTCTTCACCTTGCGTTATGCCGAGGTGTACTACACGTCCGATCCACCCCAAGGCATCGAATTCAACCAGAAAGAACCGCCGCAATACACGGATTTCGCGTACATGGCATTCAGCCTGGGGATGACCTACCAAG
This genomic interval from Arthrobacter sp. FW306-2-2C-D06B contains the following:
- a CDS encoding DUF1345 domain-containing protein, with product MNAAAKNQRPKTARAKRSRLRFGLMIVTGIAAAVATGIWGQWIYAPAAGWAVAAVVYNVFVWTIITPMKADQTRSHATEEDPRRSTADLLILCAAVGSLAAVVLVMIGAKDAHGFDKFMLALLALVGAAASWLLVHTLFTLRYAEVYYTSDPPQGIEFNQKEPPQYTDFAYMAFSLGMTYQVSDTSITTRAMRSAALRHSLLAYVFGVGILATTINLVVSLAS